In the genome of Naumovozyma dairenensis CBS 421 chromosome 7, complete genome, the window CGCGTTAGGTTACATGGTGAGCcctaatttcatttttatttccaGCCCTAACTAATAAAATTAGGGTATATATGTTTTCCGGGTAATAGTAATCTATATCCGTTTTATCCCCGCTTGGAAAGGGATCGCTTCGAAACTTTcttaagaataatattgaagTACATATGTACAGTAAGGCCTACTTATCAATTaagaagaaactgaaaCAAAAACTTACTTCTTTGGTAAGATTGAAGAGAAGGCAAGGCAAATTGATTAGAAGGCAATCCATCTAAAGGTTCTTTCTGAATTATGTTTAGAGACAGAACTAACTTATTTTTATCGTATCGTCGTACCTTCCCACATAATGTACAATATTCGACTATTGGTCTCGGTATAAATATTCACAATGATGGAgtatttgataaagatttGGAAGCATATCCGATGATGGACCTGTCGCCGCACGATAATGATgacaagaatatattgaagTCACAACCACCTTTATTTGTGGAAATGGCACATGATATCGATGGATATTTGAGTGATGTTAAAACATTGATGATTAAATTGACtaaattatataagaaaaattcattaccggggtttgaagataaaacaGGTGATGAGAAATTGATTGAAGATTTAAGTTATAAGGTGAtacaaaattttcaaaaatgcTATAATGTTACTAAGAAATTGGAAACTATTTTTAATAGTCAGATGTTGAATGGGaaacaaatgaataaagGAGAATTGGTAATTTTGGATAATATTCTAAAGATGTATGCACAAAAGATCCAAACAGAGAGTAACAAATTTAAAGTGTTACAgaataattatttgaagtTCCTGAATAAAGACGATTTGAAACCAATTTTACCTAAAAATAGTAAGGAGACTTCTCAATTGCTGCTTcttgaagaggaagaaggaAATCAAAATGACGGTGGTGTTGCTGGGCAAGCACAGCGACAAGATGATATAGATGCATATTCAAGGAAGACATTGCAACGGCAAATGGATTCGAGTCAACAGTACTTACAAGAAcgtgatgaagaaattactCAATTAGCAAGGGGAGTTCTTGAAGTCAGTACTATATTTAGAGAAATGCAGAGTTTAATTATAGACCAAGGTACTGTTGTGGACCGAATCGATTATAATTTGGAGAACACGgtaattgaattgaaagaagcTAATAAAGAATTAGGGCAGGCTACAGTTTATCAAAAAAGAACTCAAAAATGTAAAGTGATATTACTGTTAACTTTATGTGTTATAGCgttgttcttctttgttaTGTTAAGGCCACGTTCTAGTGGTGGTGGCACTCGAAGCCCTGAAGCTGATGGACATTCGGATAGTGATATATCTGAAAAGCCAAATCCGGATGAAGAAGAGAGCCCAGAGCTTGTAGATATAGGTATCGATGAAAGTCCAGCAGCACTGCAACAAGAACATCCAAATAATATGAAGCTTCGACTTATAAAACGGGGACAAAACAGTTCACttattcaacaatttcaataactaataatatgatatgatattcAAAGATACGTAAGTAGATAGATAAATCTAATCCGGAttaaaatgaaataaaaataaattaaaataaaaaacaaaaaaaaactagGGAATACTAAGggatttggaatattttttaataatacaCACTAGGAAATTCGAATATATAGAAAGAAAGGAAATGAGAGAACGTTTTACTATGTTATAAATGAGTGAGAAGAATTGGTATTATTGTCCACTGCGCCAATTGTCTTGCCTGGATACTTCCGACGAATGATTATCTGAATCCATATGGGTTTCCTgtattgaatgaatttgCAGAGGGAAGATTATTTGCCATACGTTTCTTGTAACTTGGTTTGTAATGTGTAGAACCCATGGGTATATTAGAAGGCGGTTGattaaattgaatatttctaATGGCGCCTTGACGATAGTTATTATATGGTTGTTGAGGTTGATTATAACGACGTTCTTGTAACGCTGGTTGAGAGTTATAATTTGGATATCCCACGGCGGGTTGAGCAGCATTTCTAATTATGGGCCCTCTATTGGTATTGTTGGCAGTAGGTAGAGgatttgaattatattgTGAATTCATTTGAGGTCTACCTTGAGGGATAATATTCCTCTGTTGCATACCATTATCACGATTGATATAATGGGGTTGTTGGTTTGCATATTGTGGACCCTGCGAATAATTTTGAGGTTGTGGAGAAGGTTGTGGGTAAGGTAGATTACCGGCTGGTTGTCGTTGAGAATGAGAGTTCAGTTGAAgttgattattataataatttgggTTTACTCCTCTTTGTGACACTGAAGTGAAATCACTCAATCCATCATCTATTTCATGGTTGTTATTACTTCCCTCAATTCCTTgatcattgttattattataaagatCTTCTAGTATCTTGTTAGAATTTCTTTGAtctgatatatttttattcgAATAAGAGGAAGATGCAATAGATGGTACAATATTGTATGGAGCGGTGCGTGAAGTTTGACTTTGGTTCTCTGGATTTGTTTTACCTTCATTATCTATCACTGAAAATGCTGGGTATGATAATCTCTTATCATGCAAAGCAACTCGATCGCGTTGTTGcacttcatcttcattgttactaccatcatcatcatcaacatcatcatcatctctGACTGACCCGCCTTGCGTATTTAAATCGGAAATAGTATTCGTTTGCTCTTTGACATACTCTTCAACGGGGCTATTGTAATCTTGTTTCTCTTTTGCAAGTGATGAAAAATCTGTGGAACTTTCAGTTATTTGCTTCttcatatcatcattaaatggTTGGAAATCTGGTAAAACAGTGGGttgattcaaaatatttgaaccagtcatatcattattttgataaatttctttgattgaGAATCTTGATTTATCCATTGGATCATCATGCAACATTGCCTCTGTAGAGTCATCTATTTCATCAATGGTTCTGGAACTTGAGCTATGAGCAACAAATATTAATGggattattaataatggtaaGGCTGCAGCGGGGATTAAAAGCCATGAACACCATGTCATCTTGGGGTAAAATAGTAAAAATGATATGATACAGACTAATGCCGATGAAAAAAATCCCAAGATGgcgaataataattcaattgtAAACATAAGTGCAGAAATGGATCCTGTTGTActtaatattgataaaatgATAGTTATGATTGTCACGACGAATGACAGGAAATTCAATCCTGCAGCGATTGGTGTTACGATAAGGATTTTACCAAGTATAGATCtttgatttgaattcattgtCCATAGATTGTTATCATCTGTTAGATCTTGAGGGTTGTATGAACTGGATGCTTTAGAGCATCTTATTGAATCGCCGTTATTTGTCGTACAATATCCAAAAACACCATAAGTTACATCCTCTGCTTTTGAAAGACCAATTTGTTTGAAAACTGGTGCCGTTACACAGCAGATAATAAGGAAGGCCATAGAGACGAACTGTGCGACCGATATTATAGTGAAAAGAGTAGTTGACTTCTTATTAATAGTCATAATGAATGAGtttctatatttttatattctgTTTGGGTTTTTCGATTCTGtactttcaatttatcGCGACTGTCTATCGTCTAGATTAGcgaattttaataaaagGGTTCGTTATCTCCTTCTGGTTTTTCCAAGTTGATTGATTGTATTGCGATTCCTCGAGGAAAGCAAATATAGTTTTCTATATTAGATAGTTcttaaaaatgaattgacGATGGAGACCACTATAAATATTGAGGAATTATTGTACTATAGTTAAGAAAACCAAAGGAGTAGAATGTCAGTAATGTCTTTTATGAACATACATACTCTCTGTTTGTTTTAAGCAAAATGGGAATCATAAAACACAGCCTTCTTCTTTCGAGCTAActctttgtttttgttaTCAGCAACTgcataatttttcacttgcACCGCCTTTACGCGACGTGTCGGGTTTCCAACTCAGACAATGCCGTAGTGGTGAGTTGATGTTTTAGGTATATTGTCTCCTCTTAAAACAATACAAATACGTatatgtacgtacgtacgtagcTAGCTCTTGGAGAACGCGCCAAATGTGGAAAAGGGTATGATTGAGCCACACATATATTAATCTATCTCTATATCCTTACAAACATCTGACTCCACTAACGCTTCAGGTATAAAAGTAATAGTTTATATCCAAAAACAATCGTTTTGCACACAGCTAGGAGAGGGTGAATACTATATACCAAATCAAGTTAGGAGAAGTAGTACTTTATTGTTGTCGTCGTCGTCGTTGCAGTGGATACACTCCATGATCAGGCATGTTACGGGTAGAAATAATTCTCTAGCCTACCCTCGTTTGGCACTTCCTAGCTTTGTTTCTACCCTACTTCAAAAACTTTCTAGCCTACCCCCCTAGCCTACCCTAACCAGGTTCTGGCCTACCCCCTAGTTGTAgccaaatatttttggGCGGGGATTTCTGGGTATTTTTGGGCGGCGTTTTCTGATACTTAACCCAAAAcagattttttttctctgCCCCTACGTGTAGCCTAAATtttgattgaaaaaatcgCATCCACTCTACCCCCCTAGCCGAACCCGTAACATGCCTGATTCATGACTTATTCAAATTGACCAGCCacatttcattttctatttttaGAAACAACAAATTACCACCCGAATCaatcaacaaaaaaaagtacTCTCCCGGGGGCGAGTCGAACGCCCGATCTCAAGATTTCATGTTTTTCGAATTACAGTCTTGCGCCTTAAACCAACTTGGCTACCGAGAgaatttgtttctttttgtaaaatatgtGTCAGATATAGCTTTGAAtcttgatttcttaaaggCAGAGAGTAGAATTTAGGATTCTAACGAATAGGTGagtataaataataactaataaagagaTATAAATAACTAACTAAAATACCTTTAATTCTAGTTCAACTTTCAGTCCTTTGtaatctttccaaaatactttttctcttgtcAATAACCTTTCTTACTAGCCACTACTTTTCTCTAACATAtctataataattaatctGAATAATATGTTTCCTTTTAAGTTCGTTTAACGTCAAACCTCATAATACTTTACCCTTTTCTGTTCCACCGCAATTCACTGCATgggtaataataaaataagatagaaataaaagaaatagaaaaaataaaataaaggtTAGTAGTATCTTTCTTCCATTGGCCCGCAATTAGTCTTTCAACATAATTGTGGCGTAggataatgttaataagGTAGTAACTTAGtaagtcaaataaattctagaagttcatataatatctcGTTGAAGTCGTGAATGCATAAAGTAAGAACTCATAATCATGAACACCGCTCTCAAAGTCCTTTCGACTAGGTGCTCTACAGGACACTCTAAATACTTGTAGGTTTGATTAGGAGAGACTAATCCAGAACGCCTGAGTAAACACTCACAAAACCATACACTTAACCGACCCAATACATAACTCCTGTACGCATGGCCGGCCGAAACTGTAGACGTGGCtgcaatcaaaaacaatcttaataataataagataacaaTTGTACGGCATTCGACTTAGTTCAACAAAgtatattcaattataattcaatagaCGTTATACAGCTACAAACATGTATGGTGCATAACGTAGGTCGAGCCATTACTTCGAACCTCATAACttcaaaataattcttAACTCACTTAGCTGACAACGACACATAATTTCGTGTCAGTAATTActcaaacaataataaaataaacatacCTCTTTGTGACACTTGGACATAATGCCAATACTTTGTTATCTCGATCGGATATCTTACATTTTTGGTGAGAAACCTGAATCAGATTAGGTGCTGACAAGTATCAAAACAACTGACGTTTTTAtcttattttattttaatttttatGTCACAAGTTATGGTGACACAGTTATATCGATCCGTTACGCTTATGAACCAGTTGTTGGAACttaataagaatattaagaCACATGGGAAAACAGGAAGTGAGATGCTATCAAATATCATGAGTATATAAGGAAGGGGGCTCTCTTTCGTGTAtactttatataattacATCCTTGTCTCATTCAGAAGAGGAGGGAGGTGCAAAAGCATCCCCTAAGGGACATTTCTGAAGAGAATGCCAACTCCAATAATGTGATACTGCCTAAAATTTCGATTATTAACGAGTAAAGTACCATGGAAAGGAAAAGATTAAAGTTCTATAAGTTTCAGAAGAAACAAACTAAGAGGCACACATATCATTCAAGATACTATTATAAGTATGTTGGAGAAAAGCAGTACCTAGAAGGAAACACTAGTAAACAAGAGCAAAGACATAGACAAGTAGTTAGGAAAGTCAAGGAAAAAGTATTCTcaaaagattataaaaggATCAAAAGTTGAACTGGAATTGGAAGTGTTTTCAGCTTGctctttatatttcttttatttgcTATTACTTAATCGTATAGGGAAGACAGAACCGAAACAAATATTCACAAGAATCACATACTTTGATCTCTACCTTTTGAGAAGCACTGaatatgatatattatGCAAAGCTTATTTcaatgttatttttttttgacaTATGGGTTGGATAAGTGTTCGTAAAGGCAGAGGGTAGAATATAAGACTCTTGCGAATATTTGATTCGGTTTTATCCTTTAATTAAAATAGAACATAAAATGAAATGTAATaacaaaacaatatattttcaaaagcaAATCAAATCTTGTAAGCCTTTTCACTCTTTTCTAATCATCTTTCTAGTAAAACTTTTCCTTATCCTCAAACAACTCCCCTATGTATGATACTTTTCTTTGCATACTGTGATGgtttcaataaatataagtataaaataaaaagaaataaaaagaatttaCTACAGCGTTCCAAGCAAGTCACCTAATTACTTGCTATCCTACCTATCGCATCGGACaatgttaataaagttATAAATTCGTATGTCAATAAACTTTTGAAGTTCATCTAATTTCTCGTCGAAAACATCGCTCGGACACAGTGTTTCCTGTCAACCCAGttatatttattggaatatatggTACATATACGTCTATCTGCTAAAAGGACTTTGATTTACTGACACACAATATTGCCCTAACGTACGGTAGATATGCCGAGACGACAAGGAAAAAGTAAGATCTTCACGATGAGACATTAtagagaaataaaatatataagagatatatagatatatgtATACGTTATGTATAGTACTCTTTGGTAAATGCTAAAAGGGGAGGACTGGTTATACGTCGAAAAAAACGGGGTGAGTAACAATGCTACACATATTTCTCCCAATTTAACTGATCCAAAGGACAGTTATGACTATTTTCCAACAATATCATAAGTGTAAGATTCCATTGTGGATTAAGGTTTGTACTAAATATGAATGTGTAATAAAAgtttattaatatcctcGTTTTAATGTATATAAAAGAGTTCGgtttatcaaaaataaatagtaaataaaatgtatataaaagataataatataaaaataataacaggaTAAAGAGAGGTTGATACTTCCAGTTATGGGTCTATTTATACTCATGTCGGTGGTGGAATAGATAATACGACATCATAGTTTTATCATCGGCATATAAATTGATCGACTAATTTGGTATTGATCAACCGCGTCGTGTCATGCCGGTACTCAGCCGCATTCCTTCCATATTTGATAACCAGTTCTTGCCTGTTATAGTAGACGTTGTACCAAACGGGATGTCTAGACTTTCACCATggaatattaatagtaacTTTATCTGAATATTGATCGAGCAAATTGATTCATCAAATCAAACTCAATTATAAATCACAAACATCACACAGCGACAAGCATGTACGACGTATAGCGTAGTTCGAACCATTAATTCATGACTGAGGtcttcataataattattaGCTCACTATTACTGATTGCCACTCTCAAATTCGTGACAGTAAATATTTAAGTAGCTTTTTGAAATAAAGGGTACATCGTTGTGACACTTTGACGTGCTCAAAAACTTCAATCATAATGTTCACTCATAATGTTTAGATTATTCTAACAAACCAAGAGAAACATCCGTGATAGTTTAATGGTCAGAATGGGCGCTTGTCGCGTGCCAGATCGGGGTTCAATTCCCCGTCGCGGAGTATTTTTTACCACCTTATTAGTATATTTTGTTATTCTATTGAGGGCGTTTGACCTGAGAGCCAAAACGATTCTTCAGACGAAGTTATATTACATTTCTCTCTTTCTAGGAGCTTCTCTTTTGTTTTCCCctatattataatttcCCTTATTATAGCTCTATAAATCTGATTGTAAAAAACTTAAGGTCAATGTTCAGCTCGGTGCAGTCTATAAAATCCAAAGCACGTCGAATCAAATTCACGAAAGATCATCGGTATCTgacatatttatatatatttacaacATCTCATATATAACCCCATACAGACCTAGAGAAAAAGTAACTTTGGATATTCCCTATATATGCTACAAGTTACGTTATACAATGGGACATTTTGATACTATGTCAAGCAATGATCAACTGTCACATTTAGGGAAAAGTTTGACTTTGACGGCATCCGCCTTACTGGGCTCACACCAAAACGATGATAGAATCCTAACTCAAAATTCACAATATAAAACCATTCTACATTCCACTGTGAATGGTAAAGAGAACGCAGGGTCgagaaatataataagcAAAATCAAGGATATGGATTTCCATCTCAGAGATAGGAGGAGAAGTATAGGATTTCAAGATTTACTTTCTGCAAAGGATGGGGAAGATTTTTTTAAGAATCAGATTACGAGTACAAGAACGAGTTTTAAAGTCTTGAGCCATATAAGCGACgaattattatcagatATACCAAGTCATCTGTCCCCTGAAAATAAGTCCAATCTGGTATTAAGTAGAAAGAtcacaaataaaaaaaatgatggAGAATACCTTAtcaaaaatgatgatagtCCATCCCTTTTCCAAGGATTCGAAGGTACCTTAGCgattattaataatacttTGGATCATCAGGGCTCAAATACTTATGATAATGTGAAACTATTAAGAGGGGAAGAAGTcactgatgatgataacgaTTTTATACTGCCAAACGGATTCACACAGGAGTCGATTAGTCGATCATACTCTTTAAATGTCCTCCGAGATTTATCAGAGCAAGTTATCAAAGAGATCGATCTTTTTGaaatccaaaaaaaatttgcggagaatgaaattaatgacATTGATTCAAAGataaaacaattgaaattcaGAAGGAAAAATGTCTTTAACAAGATTGCCAGAATGGAGAAGaatgaatttcttttgatgAGCAGCTTAGAAACCATAAAGGAGCGAACTGACTTTCTGAAAGAATATGGTCTTGAAGCAACCGAGAGTGATGAGTTATCCGAGGTAAATAGTCAGGCCAATGAGCCTGATGCTCAACTTATGGATTCACATGTTTCAGAAAAggatatatttatattatctaGAGATACAAATACGGATCACGATGCTATTCAAGATAGTACGACGTATAtggataatgaagataGCAAATTAACTCCAGTCGAGGGGTTACGACACTTTTtccaaaatcaaaataaaaaatttaaacGTATTATTCCAAAACTGCAACATTATTATGACGAAGGATCTCTAATAGCAAGTCTTTCTAAAGCACATAGTGAAAATATAACATGTCTTGATTTTGATGTTCCGTTTGGTACGTTATGTACAGCAGGGCATATGGATAACGAAATAAAAGTGTggaatttatcaaaaaagAAGCAAATTGGTCAAATGAGAGGTCATTTGGCCACTATTAATTGTATGGAATTCGATAATGACTACAATATGCTCGTTTCTGGTGGCAAAGATGctcttttgaaattatgGGATCTTAATACAATACCACTTAATGTTGAACAAGACTCTACATTTGATGCAACCAAACCTTGTATTTATACTTTTGATTCACATATAGACGAGATTACTGCATTATCCTTAAGTTCTGAAACTTTGATAAGTGGATCCCAAGATCGTACATTACGCCAATGGGATGTCCGCACAGGGAAACATGTTCAGACAATGGATTTGAGTTTCATTACACTGCCTACTTCGTTAAGCTCGAAGACCACATCGCCTGAACCGTATTTATTATCGCCAGTTTCCAGAAAGATGAATTCAATGGTCGGTGGAGTACAATGTTTCGATGCAGCAGTGGTCACTGGAACAAAAGATGGGATCGTCAGGTTCTGGGATTTAAGGACCGGGAAAGTTGTTCGCCACTTGGAAGGTCATACTTCATCCATTACATGCTTGAAATTTGATAGTAAGAATATCATTACTGGATCAACGGATAAAACAGTACGAGTATGGGATATACGAATGGGCACCTTGGCTGGATTACTGAGTTTTGACACACCCGTGTTATCACTAGATTTTGATACGGATAAGATCGCTATAGGCACTTACGATGAATCTGTGAAGGTATATGATAGACATCATGACGAACAATGGGCATGTAGAGAAGATTATGATAATGTTGATGAAGCTCCCGCTGAAATCTCATCTAAAGTGGAGACGATACGATATAAAAACGGATACCTAGTCGACGGAAGAACTGATGGTACAATTAATACATGGGCTATTTGAGAAAACGCTATTCTTAAAGAACTTTCTGCATTTTTAGTCAAAGCAATAGAAggatttaaatataaaccTATATaatcttcatctttctATTGATTAatggaaatatatattcttaattcaaaatattataaatcgaattttttttgtcaaCATATGTAAGGCCATTCCCGCAATAGTCAGATGTACTAGCCTAACCTCTTCGTGTACAGTAAGTAAGAAAAATCAAACGTTAGAACAAAGTCCAACCCCCCGAACACAGATAAAAGTAAAgttttaattaaaaaatattctataaGATACGctattctatatatatatatcattacAATATTGTTTGAAGAAGTGTCATTGtttttcattgtttttcatttgtaGTTTTGCCTCCAACGTTCGACATTTCTCGTCTAAATCGAAAATATGTCTCCTGTAAAGATCTGTGACTAATTCTAATTCGGTTATACGTGCTTTTAGTTTAATCATTTCTTCCTCATTTTGCAAAGTAATACTCAGCGGAAGATTTTTGTCGAGATGATAACTATCGGGGGATTGTTGTTTCACCTTAGTACAATCAACATCTTTCATCGGTAAAGACGGCGATGTTATGACGGATGTATTCTGAGTTGGAAAAGAAGCATCACATTTTAGCGTTTCTTTGATAGAAGTTACAGGTAATTGAGGTAAACTAGGTCGTGGCGAGCTATGGTTTAAGATATTAGGTGGGGATACGATGGACCCAGAGGCATTCGATAATCTCTCGCTATCACATGATAGGTTACTGGCTGTTCTATCGGTATTACATAGTATGCTTGAAAGGCCAGGAAGTTTTTTGCTTGGTGGATGATGCATATTTTGGCGGGAGGTTAACTCGGAGTTATTGTAAAAGCTTGGATTGACCACACATCGGTTGTTGGAATCTCTCCAGCATAGGGGCATGCCTCTCTTGTAAGATGTCTTTGAAGTGGCGGCTAATTCAGAATCTATACTAGGTATaacatcaatattatcattatgattaggtttgtttttctttatgGTATCATTTATATTGGGGCTAGCACTTGaggattttcttttcttctcagCAAAGCAatacttttttatttgtgaACCACATTTCGTTTCTTGATCCTCATGATTATCGTGATTACTCCCCGTACATTTCCTATTTCTAGATTTAATAACGTCAGTCTTCAGACTTATAGGTCTATTTCTCCCATGTAACTTTAAAAATAACCCACAAGCATTACAGAGCATTGCGCCACTTTCGTCACGTCTCCATAATGGCGTAGTAGATGTCAAGCAATTCTTACAAATAGGGACTTGTTGTGATTTGAAAGTTGTTGAAGGTATACTTGTGATAATCTTCAACCCAGGTGTATTTGTTGATGACGCAGATGGCAATCCATTCCGTATAGAAACATTATCGCTTTTGCTAGAGGTGGtctcttttttcaaagcaTGATAGCCATCATTGCCGGTGTTAAATTTCTCACCATTCTTTTTTGGTGCAAAATCTCCCATTTCGTCAGATTTCTTTGTGCCACTTAGTAAATGGGATGCTTTTAGGTCCACGGATTGGTTGATGTTGATTGATGAggtattattttcagtTGTCATAGTATTCACCTTACCTTCGGTGGTTACCGAGTCGTTCAACATGGCGGGATTAGTTATAAGGGTCTCTCTTATTTTACATATACTTCCACCGTTAGTTACTAATGAAAAAGATACAAGCTTTCAAAATTTAGCTTGATCGATGATGGAAAGTATATGTAAATCAGCAGTCACTTCAAACAACTCGTGTAAGATCAATTTTAACATAAATGTTTCTTAATGGCTTTGAATTTCAGTTCCATCGAGTTATTCGAGAAAAGTTCTTTGCATGAAAGACATGAAATTTCCGCCCGCTTTAAATAAAACGTCTGTAAATCAATGTGACAGAAACATAAGAAATTTCCACAATCACAATGGTCTTCCTGGAACTGCGTATTTTGGAAGGCTATATATGGCAATGGATGCGTATATGATATCATACAAACCAgatgttgattttttacattgttttttgttaagaataaaaatatataaacagtttattgaattaaggaataatatacaatatatTTCGAATCAAGAGTGTATCTTAATCCAAGTATCTATCAAATGGCTCACCTAAAACATTTTCAACAACCTTAACAAGGCCTGTTCTTACTTCATGTTCGacttcttcatcgtcatcttcTAGTAATTCAACAATAGTTGGGACTAATTGAGGTAATAATACCAACCAACTTTCCCCCACCTTTGAATATACTAATTTAACAGCTCTTATAGCCCATAATTTCTCACTTGATGAGCATGTAGCCTTCATATGAGTTATGAAAAGTTTATTCATGACTTGGTTATGTTCTTCTAtgccattattattagcaGCCAATGAACCAATGGCTTTAACAAGGTATTTACCAATAACATTCTCAATAGTAAACAGTTGGTTAACTAATGAATCACAAATTAATTCGAAACGTGATGTGGATTTCCAATATTCGTCCTTATCGTATTTAAAGGCCGAAGTTAAGGATTTCAAAACTAAACGGCGTAAATTTACATCAACTATTTTCTTGGAAATAAATCtcttcaataaatcattcGTTGGTTCCAATAAGTATGTGAAATAAGAAGTAATAATACCCTTTAAGTTTTCTTGCAgcttattgaaaaatttaaagaatgcGGTTAATCTTTCCACGTCAgtaatttgtttattaacGACATCTTCGCCATCGAACGCCCATCTTAAGAGAATAACAAATAATGGTCTGAAaactttatcatttaatttcaaaacatATACGTTTGCAATTTGATGAGCAGATGCTTCAATACGACTAATTGTGTTATTGTCGAATTTACTAATGGATCTGTATTcgaataaagataataatagtttGAAGAATATAGGTGATTGTGATGTAGCTGATTTCTTGTCAATTTTCTCAACTGTAGATTCTAGAGCACTtaagaataatgatacaGCAATAGAATCATCAATTTGCGATATCTTATTC includes:
- the GZF3 gene encoding Gzf3p (similar to Saccharomyces cerevisiae GZF3 (YJL110C) and DAL80 (YKR034W); ancestral locus Anc_1.250), producing the protein MLNDSVTTEGKVNTMTTENNTSSININQSVDLKASHLLSGTKKSDEMGDFAPKKNGEKFNTGNDGYHALKKETTSSKSDNVSIRNGLPSASSTNTPGLKIITSIPSTTFKSQQVPICKNCLTSTTPLWRRDESGAMLCNACGLFLKLHGRNRPISLKTDVIKSRNRKCTGSNHDNHEDQETKCGSQIKKYCFAEKKRKSSSASPNINDTIKKNKPNHNDNIDVIPSIDSELAATSKTSYKRGMPLCWRDSNNRCVVNPSFYNNSELTSRQNMHHPPSKKLPGLSSILCNTDRTASNLSCDSERLSNASGSIVSPPNILNHSSPRPSLPQLPVTSIKETLKCDASFPTQNTSVITSPSLPMKDVDCTKVKQQSPDSYHLDKNLPLSITLQNEEEMIKLKARITELELVTDLYRRHIFDLDEKCRTLEAKLQMKNNEKQ